The Desulfoscipio gibsoniae DSM 7213 genome contains a region encoding:
- a CDS encoding hydrogenase iron-sulfur subunit, producing the protein MGTGTEFKPRILGFLCNWUAYGAADLAGVSRQQYVTYAKLIRVMCTGRVEIEFILRALSNGTDGVVIGGCHLGDCHYNTHGNYHALNMVFLCKKIMEHMGLNPERLRMEFMSAGEGIRFTEVMNDFGKTVKELGPLGQSEGIDETVLKLKLKAITKLAPYIRLILNERLRVHFNTVEEYKKFYSGEQLEKIFRELIADKFAISQIMLLLRERPLSTEEITKILGLTPSEISRHLNTSARQGLVKYEDGQKRFALV; encoded by the coding sequence GTGGGTACAGGAACAGAGTTCAAGCCAAGAATTCTAGGTTTTTTATGTAATTGGTGAGCATACGGCGCTGCTGATTTGGCTGGAGTTTCCAGACAACAATATGTAACTTATGCTAAGCTTATACGCGTGATGTGTACTGGCAGAGTCGAGATAGAATTTATACTCAGAGCTTTATCAAACGGAACGGATGGGGTAGTTATCGGTGGTTGTCATCTTGGAGACTGCCATTATAATACTCATGGAAACTACCACGCACTAAACATGGTGTTTCTATGTAAAAAAATAATGGAACACATGGGTCTAAACCCCGAAAGATTAAGGATGGAATTTATGTCTGCCGGTGAAGGAATCCGTTTCACCGAAGTTATGAATGACTTTGGTAAAACGGTGAAGGAATTAGGACCACTAGGCCAAAGTGAAGGAATAGATGAAACTGTATTAAAGTTAAAACTTAAAGCAATTACAAAGCTGGCCCCCTACATTAGACTTATACTTAATGAAAGGCTGAGAGTACATTTTAATACAGTAGAAGAATATAAAAAATTCTACTCTGGTGAACAGTTAGAAAAAATATTTCGTGAATTAATAGCAGATAAATTTGCAATAAGTCAAATTATGTTACTTCTGCGGGAAAGACCCCTTTCAACTGAAGAAATAACTAAGATTTTAGGACTAACCCCATCTGAAATATCAAGGCACCTTAATACTTCAGCAAGGCAAGGATTAGTCAAGTACGAAGATGGCCAGAAACGCTTTGCTCTTGTTTAG
- a CDS encoding complex I 24 kDa subunit family protein, translated as MDNDRIEQILNEHQGQAGSLIKVLMEIQEQNHWLPREVLVEVSEKLEVPLSRVLRIATFYKTFSLTPKGRHEIHVCTGTACKVRGAQRVLDEVQELTGIKPGETDSDLKFSLETVNCQGCCSLGPMIEVDGKTHSKISPAEIADALKKYE; from the coding sequence ATGGATAACGATAGAATTGAACAAATATTAAATGAACATCAGGGCCAAGCCGGTTCACTGATTAAAGTATTAATGGAAATTCAAGAACAAAATCATTGGCTGCCTAGAGAAGTATTAGTGGAGGTCAGTGAAAAATTAGAGGTGCCTTTAAGCCGGGTATTGAGAATAGCTACCTTTTATAAGACATTCTCTTTGACACCTAAAGGACGTCATGAAATTCACGTTTGTACGGGTACTGCCTGTAAAGTTCGTGGTGCGCAGCGGGTTCTCGACGAGGTGCAAGAACTGACTGGAATTAAACCCGGCGAAACGGACTCGGATTTAAAGTTTAGCCTGGAGACCGTTAACTGCCAGGGCTGCTGTTCTTTAGGTCCAATGATCGAAGTCGATGGAAAGACTCACAGTAAGATATCGCCTGCCGAGATAGCAGACGCGTTAAAAAAATATGAGTGA
- a CDS encoding (2Fe-2S) ferredoxin domain-containing protein: protein MAHINSAAELEELRKGILSKIEPDKPCIAICAGIACLGLGNDRVISAFEEEIRKQSLETKVDIRATGCHGFCEKGPIVVIYPEEICYLEVTPEDVPEIISQTVVGKKVIDRLIYTDPNTGAKAVHQFEIPFYKNQSRLLIGNNPKINPKSIEDYLAIGGYSALAKALFAMNPEQVLEEIKKANLRGRGGGGFPAGSKWETTRNAPGEEKYVIVNAHEGEPGAFMDRALFTGNPHLVLEGLIIGAYTIGSHQGFIYTRHDTPQLRENIDIALSEAKEYGLLGENILGSGFNFNVEVHLDVGIFVSGESSALMRSIEGKSPEPRPKYIRTSVSGIWNKPSNLNNVETWANVPQIINNGSKWYSSIGTERSKGTKLISLSGNICNTGVVEVPMGTSLKEIIYNFGGGIPNGKKLKAVHFGGPMGGSIPESLIDSPLDFDVLSKLGTSLGAGDMLVLDEDNCMVETARYFLDFLSGESCGKCVPCREGIRQMLKTLTDITDGKGKEGDIELLEEIAGVVGEAALCSLGRSVPKPLLSMLKYFRDEYEAHIKEKRCPALFCKELKKGEL, encoded by the coding sequence ATGGCACATATAAATTCAGCGGCTGAATTGGAAGAACTTAGGAAGGGTATCTTATCAAAAATAGAACCCGATAAGCCTTGTATTGCCATATGCGCGGGAATCGCCTGCCTCGGCCTCGGCAACGACAGGGTTATCAGCGCTTTTGAAGAAGAGATCAGGAAACAATCCTTAGAAACTAAAGTTGATATTAGAGCAACCGGCTGCCATGGCTTTTGTGAAAAAGGACCTATTGTTGTCATCTATCCTGAAGAAATCTGCTATTTGGAAGTAACACCGGAGGATGTGCCGGAGATTATATCTCAGACTGTAGTTGGAAAGAAAGTGATTGATCGACTAATTTACACCGATCCCAACACTGGTGCAAAAGCAGTGCATCAATTTGAAATACCTTTTTACAAGAATCAATCGCGGCTACTTATTGGCAATAACCCTAAAATTAATCCCAAAAGCATAGAAGATTATCTGGCAATTGGCGGTTATTCTGCGTTAGCCAAAGCGCTTTTTGCGATGAACCCCGAGCAAGTCCTTGAAGAAATAAAGAAAGCCAACTTGCGCGGCCGGGGCGGCGGTGGATTCCCTGCCGGTTCGAAGTGGGAGACTACCCGAAACGCGCCCGGAGAAGAAAAGTATGTAATTGTCAATGCTCACGAGGGTGAGCCCGGGGCGTTTATGGATCGAGCCCTCTTCACTGGGAACCCGCATCTCGTGTTGGAAGGCTTAATCATCGGAGCCTATACCATCGGTTCACATCAGGGATTTATCTATACCCGGCATGATACCCCTCAGCTAAGAGAAAATATTGATATTGCCCTATCTGAGGCAAAGGAGTACGGACTCTTAGGTGAAAATATCCTTGGCTCCGGCTTCAACTTTAATGTTGAGGTGCATCTAGATGTAGGGATATTCGTTTCCGGCGAGTCCAGTGCATTAATGAGGTCAATAGAAGGGAAGTCACCGGAACCAAGACCCAAATATATTCGTACTTCGGTTAGTGGTATTTGGAATAAGCCCAGTAACTTAAACAACGTGGAGACCTGGGCTAACGTACCTCAGATAATTAATAATGGCTCAAAATGGTATAGCAGTATCGGGACAGAGCGGAGCAAGGGAACAAAACTAATATCTTTATCAGGTAATATATGTAATACAGGAGTCGTAGAAGTTCCCATGGGTACCTCGCTTAAAGAGATTATCTATAACTTTGGTGGTGGAATACCAAACGGAAAGAAACTTAAAGCAGTTCACTTTGGAGGACCTATGGGAGGTTCTATTCCCGAGAGTCTCATCGATAGTCCACTTGACTTCGATGTGCTTTCAAAACTGGGCACTTCACTGGGCGCAGGCGACATGCTGGTATTGGATGAAGATAACTGTATGGTTGAAACCGCCAGGTACTTCCTTGATTTCCTCAGTGGTGAATCGTGCGGCAAATGTGTACCATGCCGTGAAGGTATCAGGCAGATGCTTAAAACCCTCACTGATATCACCGATGGAAAAGGAAAAGAAGGGGACATTGAGCTTTTGGAGGAAATAGCCGGGGTAGTTGGTGAAGCAGCCCTTTGTTCGTTGGGCAGGAGTGTCCCTAAACCATTATTGAGCATGTTAAAGTACTTTAGAGATGAGTATGAGGCGCACATCAAGGAGAAACGGTGTCCGGCTCTTTTCTGCAAGGAGCTGAAGAAGGGAGAACTATAA
- a CDS encoding 2Fe-2S iron-sulfur cluster-binding protein, whose protein sequence is MSEIILQIDGREVAAESGMTVLEAAQRAGISIPTLCHHEMLEPYGACRLCTVEAEVRGRTKLVASCLYPVEKDLIVRTRSEKVDKIRKMILELLLAHAPEARGLQGLAQEYGADKNRFEKEPSFCIHCGLCVRYCAEVKKKHAIEFVDKGTKREISFIPEIAAKECWNCKECFPLCPTEALQAAFVLTKELAFFSLSSEPVPAE, encoded by the coding sequence ATGAGTGAAATTATTTTACAAATTGACGGAAGGGAAGTTGCAGCAGAGAGCGGGATGACCGTTTTAGAGGCAGCACAAAGGGCGGGAATATCGATTCCGACACTTTGTCACCATGAGATGTTAGAACCTTATGGTGCTTGCCGCCTTTGCACAGTAGAAGCAGAAGTTCGCGGTCGAACCAAGCTTGTTGCCTCCTGCCTTTACCCGGTGGAAAAAGATTTAATCGTAAGAACCAGGTCTGAGAAGGTAGACAAAATTCGCAAAATGATTTTAGAATTGTTACTGGCCCATGCTCCTGAAGCCAGGGGATTGCAGGGTTTGGCACAAGAGTATGGTGCAGACAAAAACCGTTTTGAAAAAGAACCTTCATTTTGCATTCATTGTGGTTTATGTGTAAGATACTGTGCTGAGGTTAAAAAGAAGCATGCTATTGAATTTGTTGATAAAGGAACAAAACGGGAGATAAGCTTTATTCCAGAGATAGCCGCTAAGGAGTGCTGGAATTGTAAAGAATGTTTTCCGCTTTGTCCTACAGAGGCGTTACAAGCAGCTTTCGTTTTAACAAAAGAGCTTGCGTTTTTCTCTCTTTCTTCGGAACCCGTGCCGGCGGAATAG
- a CDS encoding sigma-54 interaction domain-containing protein, whose protein sequence is MVDSNIKKTLTSTPGVKDALGNLFRFLPKEQDQRMKWLASILNAIHDSVVVVDLDSTIIYVNPAYMRSLGVSEEKVLGRKLKDFEPTSRILDVLSSGKPIVDDPSRITSLGIDIMANITPVFEGKNLIGAVAVFRDISEIVALKEKLEETTTEMLKTREQTSRYYTELQELRTRLMDIDNLICESAEMRRVIEMVLRVGRVDSTVLVTGESGVGKEVVAKLLHKVSKRKDGPFVIINCGAVPENLLESELFGYEKGSFTGASKEGKLGLLELANKGTLFLDEIGELPLGLQVKLLRVLQDKKFTRLGGIKSIEVDVRFIAATNRDLKKMVTQKIFREDLFYRLNVVPIHIPPLHERRADIVPLAGFFLEKYNTKYGMNKRLLPEVLRWLNNFPWPGNVRELENVVERLVVSSLNDTITLKEVYLAGCSDRPTFQSEEVFGLNVMDLHQAKDMLEKEFITKALNLAGSARKAAQLLGINHSTVVRKARKYGINLA, encoded by the coding sequence ATGGTGGATTCCAACATAAAAAAGACACTAACAAGCACTCCGGGAGTTAAGGATGCTTTGGGGAACCTGTTTCGGTTTCTGCCTAAGGAACAAGATCAGCGCATGAAATGGTTGGCCAGCATACTTAACGCTATCCACGATAGTGTGGTGGTTGTGGATTTGGACTCCACTATTATCTACGTAAATCCGGCATACATGAGAAGCTTGGGTGTTTCCGAGGAGAAGGTATTGGGGCGGAAGCTCAAGGACTTCGAGCCCACCTCCAGGATTCTGGATGTTCTAAGTTCAGGAAAACCTATTGTAGATGATCCATCCAGGATTACTTCTCTGGGAATAGATATTATGGCTAATATTACTCCGGTGTTTGAAGGTAAAAATCTTATAGGAGCGGTGGCGGTATTCAGAGATATTTCAGAGATTGTTGCTTTAAAGGAAAAACTTGAGGAAACTACGACGGAAATGCTAAAGACCAGGGAACAGACATCTCGCTACTATACAGAGCTTCAGGAACTCAGAACCAGACTGATGGATATTGATAACCTGATCTGTGAGAGTGCGGAAATGCGGCGAGTGATTGAAATGGTACTCCGCGTTGGTCGGGTGGATTCTACAGTTCTGGTGACCGGAGAGTCCGGTGTGGGTAAGGAAGTAGTTGCCAAACTCCTCCACAAAGTTAGTAAGCGAAAAGACGGACCCTTTGTGATAATTAATTGCGGCGCTGTCCCGGAAAACCTATTGGAGTCGGAACTGTTTGGCTATGAAAAGGGTTCCTTTACCGGGGCCAGTAAGGAAGGTAAACTGGGCCTATTGGAGTTAGCCAACAAAGGGACATTGTTTTTGGATGAAATTGGTGAATTGCCACTGGGGTTGCAGGTTAAACTCCTGCGGGTCCTACAGGATAAAAAGTTCACTCGGTTGGGAGGAATCAAATCCATAGAGGTGGATGTGCGCTTTATTGCCGCCACCAACCGGGATTTGAAAAAGATGGTCACCCAGAAGATTTTCCGGGAAGATTTGTTTTACCGCCTCAATGTTGTTCCCATTCATATACCGCCCCTTCATGAACGCAGGGCGGACATAGTGCCGCTGGCCGGGTTTTTTTTAGAAAAATACAACACGAAATACGGAATGAATAAAAGGCTGTTGCCTGAAGTACTGCGTTGGTTAAATAATTTTCCCTGGCCCGGTAATGTACGGGAACTTGAAAATGTGGTGGAGAGATTGGTGGTTTCTTCACTTAATGATACCATTACTTTGAAGGAAGTGTATCTGGCTGGATGTAGTGACCGGCCTACTTTCCAAAGCGAAGAAGTGTTTGGCCTGAATGTCATGGATTTGCACCAGGCTAAAGACATGCTGGAAAAGGAATTCATAACAAAAGCCCTTAATTTAGCGGGCTCAGCCAGAAAGGCGGCCCAACTTCTAGGGATTAACCATTCAACAGTAGTTCGTAAAGCCAGAAAGTACGGAATTAATCTAGCGTAG
- a CDS encoding PAS domain-containing protein, translated as MIILNSDWVKDFPAVVTLCDTNGKIIEMNDAAADHFRKNGGRELIGRSVFDCHPEPARSKLKTMLHNGVKNCYTIEKNGMKKLIYQTPWYKKNGEYAGFVEMIIAIPSDAPHYIRG; from the coding sequence GTGATCATATTGAACAGCGACTGGGTGAAAGATTTCCCCGCCGTCGTTACACTTTGCGATACCAACGGCAAAATTATTGAAATGAATGACGCAGCTGCCGATCATTTTAGAAAAAATGGCGGTAGAGAATTAATCGGTAGGAGTGTATTTGACTGCCACCCTGAACCTGCGCGAAGCAAGCTTAAAACAATGCTTCATAACGGTGTCAAAAACTGCTATACCATTGAAAAAAACGGTATGAAAAAGCTGATTTACCAGACACCCTGGTACAAGAAGAATGGTGAGTATGCGGGGTTTGTGGAAATGATTATTGCTATTCCTTCGGATGCGCCCCACTACATCAGGGGATAA
- a CDS encoding DmsC/YnfH family molybdoenzyme membrane anchor subunit, giving the protein MTAQSVPIVEGNEFVMGFRKQTVWTQWIALAFFFGKIGAGIFILSVFLGTPLLALAGILIENIGKGGALLIHLGRPERFWRALTRPSTSWIARTVWVMGIFTAIAAIYLLLPTGSAAWEFFRILALVSAVLVAVTDGFVMNDSPAIPLWNTPMIPFLFILYSILGGTTVFFFLVHGGWVTVNSLINLETLAITLILINLIGVATYLLSVVNATAAARESLLLLIKGPYSKMFFGFVVCIGFLFTLFLSLFVGASGGTAVVGLITLADLIGHFFIFYLLLQAGVYSPVLGKLTI; this is encoded by the coding sequence ATGACAGCACAATCCGTGCCCATAGTAGAGGGTAACGAGTTTGTAATGGGGTTTCGCAAACAAACTGTTTGGACTCAGTGGATTGCCCTGGCCTTCTTTTTCGGCAAAATTGGCGCGGGGATATTCATCCTTTCTGTATTTTTAGGCACCCCGTTACTGGCCCTGGCCGGAATTTTGATCGAAAATATCGGCAAAGGCGGCGCACTTTTGATTCACCTGGGACGACCGGAAAGATTCTGGCGAGCCTTAACCCGGCCAAGCACTTCCTGGATTGCTCGAACCGTATGGGTAATGGGAATTTTTACTGCCATTGCCGCAATTTATTTACTTTTGCCCACGGGAAGCGCAGCATGGGAATTTTTCAGAATTTTGGCCCTGGTCAGTGCAGTATTAGTGGCCGTTACCGATGGTTTTGTAATGAATGATTCACCTGCCATTCCATTATGGAATACACCAATGATACCCTTTTTATTTATACTTTACTCCATATTGGGTGGAACAACAGTATTTTTCTTCCTCGTACACGGCGGATGGGTCACTGTTAATTCATTAATTAACCTGGAAACACTGGCAATTACTCTGATTCTAATTAACTTAATCGGCGTCGCTACTTACCTACTCAGCGTAGTAAACGCTACTGCTGCCGCCCGTGAATCTCTATTGCTATTAATTAAAGGTCCTTATTCCAAGATGTTTTTTGGCTTTGTGGTCTGCATCGGTTTTCTGTTCACTCTGTTTTTATCTCTGTTCGTGGGTGCTTCCGGCGGAACAGCCGTGGTGGGATTAATTACTTTAGCCGACCTAATTGGACACTTCTTCATTTTCTATCTACTGCTGCAAGCGGGGGTATACTCTCCGGTACTGGGCAAGTTGACTATTTAA
- a CDS encoding 4Fe-4S dicluster domain-containing protein, with translation MARLGMVIDLKRCVGCNACTVACKSENGTPPDIFFTRVLEQVAGQYPIVKKKYIPVLCNHCLDAPCVRVCPTGATYKRENGIVLVDYTKCIGCKACVVACPYNNRTLMPKGKLKEGHFKNHLTPYEQVKYKDFYEGVVVKCTFCYHRVDQGLEPACVNTCPAGARVFGDLHDPESEVSRLIRQRGGMQPMSEANTNPSVYYLE, from the coding sequence ATGGCAAGGCTTGGCATGGTCATTGACCTGAAACGCTGCGTTGGCTGTAATGCTTGCACTGTGGCCTGTAAATCGGAGAACGGAACACCACCGGATATTTTTTTCACCAGGGTTCTTGAGCAAGTAGCCGGACAGTACCCAATTGTCAAAAAGAAATATATTCCTGTACTCTGCAACCACTGTCTTGATGCACCCTGCGTAAGGGTTTGTCCCACAGGGGCAACTTATAAACGAGAGAACGGCATTGTATTGGTTGATTATACTAAATGCATCGGCTGCAAAGCTTGCGTGGTAGCCTGCCCGTATAACAACCGCACTTTAATGCCCAAGGGAAAACTAAAAGAAGGACATTTTAAAAATCACCTAACCCCATATGAACAAGTTAAGTACAAAGATTTCTATGAAGGAGTGGTGGTAAAATGTACATTTTGCTATCATAGAGTAGACCAGGGACTGGAACCAGCATGTGTTAACACCTGCCCGGCTGGAGCCAGAGTGTTTGGTGACCTGCATGACCCCGAAAGTGAAGTCAGCCGGTTAATCCGGCAGCGCGGTGGCATGCAGCCCATGTCCGAAGCGAATACTAATCCTTCAGTATATTATCTTGAATAG
- a CDS encoding molybdopterin-dependent oxidoreductase, which translates to MAKVATHTKSGDKWVRSACKMCLHGCGIKVRVKDGVILKIEGDPDNANNMGKLCPKGQSGIMRHYDPNRIKTPVRRTNPQKGPGVDPKWEPISWNEALDIVGKRLKKIRSEDPRKLLVAINDFQRIHLWGWGAAFGTGHYFNTVGQFCGAAYHPFCGFFDGSFACANDYKYCNYWIQIGGGDGFGAHLHLSGSIKRMADARVNRGLKLIGVDPRMASYCAKADEWVPIIPGTDRAFILGMVYVILYELDRYDAEFIKKYTNGPYLIKPDGRYFRDKETQKPMVWDSVDNRAKVYDDPTIKDFTLEGYFKIDGIKVRPGFQVIKDTLKDHTPERMSKICDVSPGTMRRIAREFVEEARIGSTIMIEGKEYPYRPAAINFYRGAIGHYDGTLDHAAIKLMNSLVGNIDVPGGHLGVGLDHRLLIVEPGEDGMLKPQPHILHPGVPFAYPPQTLQMIEYFPMGLDPGHLVCHNILHPEEWGFDFKPEAALIFHSNPLKNINGYPKVLEVFKQLEFIVAIDILANESTEWADIILPDHDYLESTMLTLCEPPEVTGHTLRKPVVEPLYDSRDGHDILTDISERCGCLNELNGLLNFTMFIKPEYALKPGRKYSHLECIDRMAKSIYGEHMGLKWFQENNNAVRPQKPEECYLPWKGNRISFYHEYFLQVAEELQEQFRAVGREWDTSSYLAVPVWREEHPLHKIPGEYDLYAINFKAEAMLNHCENTTIPWIKELVSNIPIHKGVLINTKTAQAKGIKTGDRISIESPFGKVEGLARVIEEIHPRVIGISNAITRWTIHPVERKMNVNFNHLLPGNLEFTDLASGHQETATKVRISKI; encoded by the coding sequence ATGGCTAAAGTAGCTACCCACACAAAATCTGGGGACAAATGGGTCAGAAGTGCCTGCAAAATGTGCTTGCATGGTTGTGGAATCAAGGTGCGGGTTAAAGACGGCGTAATATTAAAAATAGAAGGTGACCCGGATAATGCAAATAACATGGGTAAACTGTGTCCTAAAGGCCAGTCGGGAATCATGCGACATTATGACCCAAACCGGATTAAAACTCCGGTTCGGCGAACAAATCCCCAAAAAGGGCCGGGAGTAGACCCCAAGTGGGAACCCATATCATGGAATGAAGCCCTGGATATCGTAGGCAAACGCCTGAAAAAAATACGTTCCGAGGATCCGCGCAAACTTCTGGTGGCCATCAACGATTTTCAGCGTATCCACCTCTGGGGATGGGGTGCCGCGTTTGGCACCGGGCACTATTTTAACACCGTGGGGCAGTTTTGCGGTGCGGCCTATCACCCCTTCTGTGGCTTTTTTGATGGATCCTTTGCCTGTGCCAATGACTATAAGTACTGTAATTACTGGATTCAAATAGGTGGCGGCGATGGCTTTGGTGCCCACCTACACTTGTCCGGATCCATTAAACGCATGGCCGATGCCCGGGTTAATCGGGGATTGAAATTAATTGGAGTTGACCCCCGCATGGCATCTTACTGCGCCAAAGCCGACGAATGGGTACCAATTATCCCGGGGACCGACCGTGCTTTTATACTGGGTATGGTTTATGTAATCTTGTACGAACTAGACCGGTATGACGCCGAATTCATTAAAAAGTATACCAACGGCCCTTACCTGATTAAACCCGACGGTCGATATTTCCGCGACAAAGAGACCCAAAAACCAATGGTCTGGGACAGTGTGGACAACCGGGCTAAAGTATATGATGACCCTACAATTAAAGATTTTACCCTGGAGGGATATTTTAAAATTGATGGCATAAAAGTGCGGCCTGGCTTTCAGGTAATCAAGGATACCTTGAAGGATCATACCCCGGAGCGCATGTCTAAAATCTGTGATGTATCCCCTGGAACTATGCGTCGCATTGCCAGGGAATTTGTTGAAGAGGCACGTATCGGCAGCACCATCATGATCGAAGGCAAAGAGTACCCCTATCGCCCGGCAGCGATAAACTTTTACCGGGGGGCCATCGGGCATTATGACGGCACCCTTGACCATGCCGCCATAAAATTAATGAATTCACTGGTGGGAAACATTGATGTACCTGGCGGGCACCTGGGCGTAGGTTTGGATCACCGATTGCTGATTGTGGAGCCGGGCGAGGATGGGATGCTAAAGCCCCAACCGCATATTTTGCACCCTGGGGTACCTTTTGCTTACCCGCCCCAGACATTGCAAATGATAGAGTATTTTCCCATGGGGCTGGACCCGGGGCACCTGGTCTGTCATAACATTTTGCACCCGGAGGAATGGGGATTTGATTTTAAACCGGAAGCAGCGTTAATTTTCCACTCTAATCCGCTAAAGAACATTAACGGCTACCCCAAAGTGCTGGAAGTGTTCAAACAGCTGGAATTTATCGTGGCCATTGACATTTTGGCAAACGAGTCCACCGAGTGGGCGGATATTATTCTACCCGACCACGATTATCTGGAGTCAACCATGTTGACCCTTTGCGAACCGCCAGAGGTCACCGGCCATACCCTGCGCAAACCGGTGGTGGAACCGCTATACGATAGCCGGGACGGCCACGACATTCTCACTGATATATCAGAGCGCTGCGGCTGTCTGAATGAATTAAATGGTTTGTTAAATTTCACCATGTTTATCAAGCCTGAATATGCATTGAAACCCGGGCGCAAATACTCGCACCTGGAATGTATTGACCGAATGGCCAAAAGTATTTACGGGGAGCACATGGGTTTGAAATGGTTTCAGGAAAATAACAATGCGGTGCGCCCTCAAAAACCCGAAGAATGTTACCTGCCCTGGAAAGGTAATCGCATTTCCTTTTACCACGAATATTTTTTGCAAGTTGCTGAAGAGTTACAAGAACAGTTCCGGGCTGTGGGCAGAGAATGGGACACTTCTTCTTATCTTGCCGTACCCGTTTGGCGCGAGGAGCACCCCTTACACAAAATACCCGGTGAATATGACCTATACGCCATTAACTTTAAAGCCGAGGCAATGTTAAATCACTGTGAAAACACCACCATTCCCTGGATTAAAGAGTTAGTCAGCAATATACCTATTCACAAAGGCGTTTTAATCAATACCAAAACAGCTCAAGCCAAAGGCATCAAGACCGGTGACCGAATCAGCATCGAATCGCCTTTCGGAAAAGTAGAAGGTTTAGCCAGGGTCATTGAAGAGATTCACCCCCGGGTAATCGGCATATCCAACGCTATTACCCGCTGGACAATACACCCTGTGGAAAGAAAAATGAACGTTAATTTTAATCATTTGCTTCCGGGCAATCTAGAATTTACCGACCTAGCCTCGGGGCATCAGGAAACCGCCACCAAAGTTCGTATCAGCAAAATATAA